A single window of Gossypium arboreum isolate Shixiya-1 chromosome 13, ASM2569848v2, whole genome shotgun sequence DNA harbors:
- the LOC108464538 gene encoding probable xyloglucan endotransglucosylase/hydrolase protein 28, whose protein sequence is MVMKLPYLGSCLFLVFFSLVSIVASGSGKGLPILSFDEGYNQLFGDDNLVIHRDGKAVHLSLNDRTGSGFVSQDLYLHGYFSASIKLPADYTAGVVVAFYMSNGDMFEKNHDEIDFEFLGNIRGKNWRIQTNIYGNGSTSAGREERYNLWFDPADDFHHYTILWTASHIIFYVDNIPIREFKRTAEMGGDFPSKPMSLYATIWDGSDWATNGGKYRVNYKYAPYVAEFSDLVLHGCAVDPIEFSSKRCDGTQSFQLTTSITPSQRSKMDSFRRKHMTYSYCYDQTRYKIAPLECVINPREAERLKKFDPVTFGGGRRHHGKRHHHMQASRSEADSI, encoded by the exons atggtgaTGAAGTTACCTTATCTGGGTTCATGtttgtttttggttttttttagttTGGTTTCTATTGTTGCTTCTGGGTCTGGAAAAGGGCTCCCAATTCTTTCATTCGATGAAGGATATAATCAGTTGTTTGGAGATGATAATCTAGTTATCCATAGAGATGGTAAAGCTGTTCACTTGTCTTTGAACGACAGAACAG GGTCGGGGTTTGTGTCACAAGACCTTTACTTGCATGGTTACTTCAGTGCTTCAATAAAGTTACCTGCTGATTACACTGCTGGAGTTGTGGTTGCTTTCTAT ATGTCAAATGGTGATATGTTCGAGAAGAACCATGATGAAATAGATTTTGAGTTCTTGGGTAACATTAGAGGAAAAAATTGGAGGATTCAGACAAATATTTATGGCAATGGAAGCACCAGTGCTGGCAGAGAAGAGAGATACAATCTCTGGTTTGATCCTGCTGATGATTTCCATCACTACACTATTCTCTGGACTGCTTCTCACATCAT ATTTTATGTAGACAATATCCCCATTAGAGAGTTCAAAAGAACAGCTGAAATGGGTGGAGATTTCCCCTCTAAGCCAATGTCTTTGTATGCTACAATATGGGATGGATCTGATTGGGCTACTAATGGTGGCAAATATAGAGTCAATTACAAATATGCTCCTTATGTAGCGGAATTCTCCGATTTAGTCTTGCATGGCTGCGCAGTTGATCCAATCGAGTTTTCATCCAAGAGGTGTGACGGCACGCAAAGTTTCCAACTCACAACCAGTATCACCCCATCACAAAGAAGCAAGATGGATAGCTTTAGGAGGAAGCACATGACATACTCTTACTGCTATGACCAAACCAGATACAAGATTGCTCCTCTGGAGTGTGTGATCAATCCCCGAGAAGCTGAAAGACTGAAGAAGTTCGATCCTGTCACATTTGGAGGAGGCAGGCGCCACCATGGGAAACGACACCACCACATGCAAGCAAGCCGGTCTGAGGCTGATTCCATCTGA
- the LOC108463333 gene encoding probable transmembrane ascorbate ferrireductase 3 — translation MHSTHHHVAVSPYKSSASRLTIFAHVFGILAFALMLVWLLHHRGGIEYDSYNAVRVFNVHPFLMFCGFIFLSGEAMMVYKTVQATHMVQKVVHMILQLLAFVLAVVGLCAVFKYHDMTNIEDVYSLHSWIGIAAVSLFVLQWLAGLITFMFRQPELTRQSLLPWHICGGRTLLYMSVVAALTGLLEKATFIGLRSNREARLVNFLGLSILLFGIFVDLSVALARYV, via the exons ATGCATTCCACCCACCACCACGTAGCTGTCTCCCCATATAAAAGTTCAGCTTCTCGTCTAACAATATTTGCTCACGTCTTTGGGATTTTGGCTTTCGCCCTCATGCTCGTTTGGTTGCTGCATCATCGTGGAGGTATCGAATATGATTCTTACAATGCTGTTCGTGTTTTCAAT GTTCACCCGTTTCTTATGTTTTGCGGATTCATATTTCTGTCTGGTGAAG cAATGATGGTGTACAAGACAGTACAAGCGACGCACATGGTGCAGAAGGTAGTCCATATGATACTTCAGCTTCTGGCATTTGTGCTTGCAGTGGTGGGACTTTGTGCTGTTTTCAAGTACCACGATATGACCAACATTGAAGACGTTTACAGTTTGCATTCATGGATCGGTATCGCCGCCGTTTCTTTGTTTGTGTTGCAG TGGTTAGCAGGGTTGATTACATTTATGTTCCGTCAACCAGAGTTAACAAGACAAAGCCTGCTTCCATGGCACATATGCGGTGGCCGGACATTGCTATACATGTCGGTAGTGGCGGCTCTCACTGGGTTGTTGGAGAAAGCTACCTTCATTGGACTGCGCAGTAACCGTGAAGCTCGTTTGGTCAATTTCTTGGGACTGTCTATCCTCTTGTTCGGCATATTTGTTGATCTCAGTGTTGCTCTTGCCCGTTATGTTTGA